One window from the genome of Pempheris klunzingeri isolate RE-2024b chromosome 7, fPemKlu1.hap1, whole genome shotgun sequence encodes:
- the LOC139203764 gene encoding acyl-CoA dehydrogenase family member 11-like: MSVCSALLNRRVAGGCCRVWCGVPRPLVHTRSASVAEPGTRGSDEEQLWEAAGNLLFSRAKIGSFFQERPVLRNPFLEDALLRGYLRRHLPQEAALTDLCAFGERVANEVDGWGRECEVTPPRLVHFDPWGQRVDHIVTSPAWKRMKDLSAQEGLVAIGYERPFGEWSRVYQMSKLYIYSPSAGLYTCPLAMTDGAAKVIQSLGVSWPVDEAFSRLTARQPERFWTSGQWMTERQGGSDVASGTETVAVPQTDGTFKLHGFKWFTSATDADMTLTLARVQDRTGATTPGSRGLSLFYAEVSRDEDGRLKGIEVQRLKDKLGTRQMPTAELLLDGLQAHRLSEEGRGVASIANMLTITRIHNSVSAAAAMRRVVQLARDYASRRTAFGKLLKDHPLHVQTLARMEVETRGAFLLVMDACRLLGREESGTATQLDTHLLRLLTPVVKLYTGKQAVAVVSEGLESFGGQGYIEDTGLPGLLRDAQVLSIWEGTTNVLSLDVLRCVARSSGMVLHAYFSHTKKLLTSASSVSSLAPAVKAVDGALSELEHFVRVAATRAPGYLELAARDLAYSLARIYMGALLIDHACWEGASPSDTYAALRWCEQDLCPVATKQARGCYDPSTPSLDAALVFDQPMIQS; this comes from the exons ATGTCAGTGTGTTCAGCCCTACTGAACCGCCGTGTAGCCGGAGGCTGCTGCagggtgtggtgtggtgttcCTCGACCGCTCGTCCACACCAGATCGGCCAGCGTAGCTGAGCCGGGCACGAGAGGATCTGATGAAGAACAACTCTGGGAAGCAGCAGGAAACCTGCTGTTCTCCAGAGCCAAGATAGGATCTTTCTTTCAGGAAAGGCCGGTGCTGAGGAACCCATTTCTAGAGGACGCTTTGCTCAGAGGATACCTGAGAAGACACCTGCCCCAGGAG GCAGCTCTGACCGACTTGTGTGCATTCGGAGAGCGTGTGGCTAATGAGGTGGACGGGTGGGGCAGAGAGTGCGAGGTCACTCCTCCACGGTTGGTGCACTTTGACCCCTGGGGTCAGAGAGTGGACCACATCGTGACCTCGCCGGCCTGGAAACGCATGAAAGACCTGTCGGCACAGGAGGGACTGGTTGCCATTGGCTACGAGAGGCCATTTGGGGAGTGGAG TCGTGTGTACCAAATGAGCAAGTTGTACATCTACTCTCCCTCCGCTGGTCTCTACACTTGTCCTCTGGCCATGACTGACGGAGCTGCTAAAGTCATCCAG TCTTTAGGTGTTTCTTGGCCAGTTGATGAAGCCTTCAGTCGTTTGACCGCCCGTCAGCCTGAACGTTTCTGGACGTCCGGACAGTGGATGACGGAAAGACAGGGAGGATCTGACGTTG CCAGTGGCACAGAGACGGTGGCTGTTCCCCAGACAGATGGTACATTCAAACTACACGGCTTCAAGTGGTTCACCTCTGCTACAGACGCAGACATGACTCTCACACTGGCCAGAGTGCAGGACCGAACAGGAGCAACCACACCG GGCAGCCGGGGTTTGTCTTTGTTCTATGCCGAGGTGAGTAGAGATGAGGATGGTCGACTGAAGGGTATCGAGGTTCAGAGACTGAAGGACAAGCTGGGCACAAGACAGATGCCGACCGCTGAGTTACTGCTGGATGGCCTGCAGGCACACAGG CTCtcagaggaagggagaggtgTGGCCTCCATAGCTAACATGCTGACTATAACCCGAATCCACAACAGCGTCTCGGCAGCCGCCGCAATGAGAAG ggTGGTCCAGTTAGCTCGTGACTACGCCAGTCGCCGCACTGCCTTTGGAAAGCTTCTTAAGGACCACCCGCTGCACGTACAGACCCTCGCTAGGATGGAA GTGGAGACTCGTGGAGCGTTCCTGCTGGTGATGGACGCGTGCCGCCTGTTGGGCCGAGAGGAAAGCGGCACGGCGACGCAGCTCGATACACACCTGCTACGCCTGCTCACTCCTGTGGTCAAACTGTACACTGGGAAGCAG GCGGTTGCCGTGGTGTCGGAGGGTTTGGAAAGCTTCGGTGGGCAGGGCTACATTGAGGATACCGGGTTGCCTGGACTACTTCGCGATGCACAG GTGCTGAGTATATGGGAAGGTACCACAAATGTTCTGTCTCTGGATGTGCTGCGCTGCGTGGCTCGGAGCTCAGGAATGGTTCTTCACGCTTACTTCAGCCATACTAAG AAGCTGCTTACATCTGCATCAAGTGTCTCCTCATTGGCCCCAGCTGTGAAGGCAGTAGACGGCGCTCTCTCCGAACTGGAGCACTTTGTTCGAGTTGCGGCTACCAGAGCACCTGGCTACCTGGAGCTAGCAGCCAGAGACCTGGCGTACAGCCTGGCTCGCATCTACATGG GTGCCCTTCTCATTGACCATGCATGTTGGGAAGGAGCCTCTCCGTCTGACACCTATGCAGCtctcag GTGGTGTGAACAGGACTTGTGTCCTGTGGCGACTAAACAGGCGAGAGGCTGCTATGATCCCAGCACGCCATCACTCGATGCCGCGCTGGTGTTCGACCAGCCGATGATCCAGAGCTGA